One Lemur catta isolate mLemCat1 chromosome 15, mLemCat1.pri, whole genome shotgun sequence genomic window carries:
- the LOC123621267 gene encoding somatotropin: MTAVSRTTLLLAMALLCLPWPQEAAAFPAMPLSSLFANAVLRAQHLHQLAADTYKEFERTYIPEGQRYSIQNAQAAFCFSETIPAPTGKDEAQQRSDMELLRFSLLLIQSWLGPVQFLSRVFTNSLVFGTSDRVYEKLRDLEEGIQALMRELEDGSPRVGQILKQTYDKFDTNLRSDDALLKNYGLLSCFKKDLHKAETYLRVMKCRRFVESSCAF; this comes from the exons ATGACTGCAG TCTCTCGGACCACCCTGCTCCTGGCCATGGCCCTGCTCTGCTTGCCCTGGCCCCAGGAGGCCGCCGCCTTCCCGGCCATGCCCTTGTCCAGCCTGTTCGCCAACGCTGTGCTCCGAGCCCAGCACCTGCACCAGCTGGCCGCCGACACTTACAAGGAGTTT GAGCGCACCTACATCCCGGAGGGACAGCGATATTCCATCCAGAACGCCCAGGCTGCCTTCTGCTTCTCGGAGACCATCCCAGCCCCCACGGGCAAGGACGAGGCCCAGCAGAGATCC GACATGGAGCTGCTCCGCTTCTCGCTGCTGCTCATCCAGTCGTGGCTCGGGCCCGTGCAGTTCCTCAGCAGGGTCTTCACCAACAGCCTGGTGTTTGGCACCTCGGACCGCGTCTATGAGAAACTGAGGGACCTGGAGGAAGGCATCCAAGCCCTGATGCGG GAGCTGGAAGATGGCAGCCCCCGGGTTGGGCAGATCCTCAAGCAAACCTACGACAAGTTCGACACAAACTTGCGCAGTGACGATGCACTGCTCAAGAACTACGGGCTGCTCTCCTGCTTCAAGAAGGACCTGCACAAGGCTGAGACATACCTGCGGGTCATGAAGTGTCGCCGCTTTGTGGAAAGCAGCTGTGCCTTCTAG
- the SCN4A gene encoding sodium channel protein type 4 subunit alpha, translating to MARPSLATVVPLGPECLRPFTRESLVAIEQRAAEEVARKERNKQMEIEEAERKPRSDLEAGKNLPLIYGDPPPEVIGIPLEDLDPYYSDKKTFIVLNKGKAIFRFSATPALYLLSPFSLVRRGAIKVLIHSLFSMFIMITILTNCVFMTMSDPPPWSKDVEYTFTGIYTFESLIKMLARGFCIDDFTFLRDPWNWLDFSVIMMAYLTEFVDLGNISALRTFRVLRALKTITVIPGLKTIVGALIQSVKKLSDVMILTVFCLSVFALVGLQLFMGNLRHKCVRWPPPFNDTNTTWYGNDTWYSNDTWYSNDTWYGNDSWASNYTFDWDAYISDEGNFYFLEGSNDALLCGNSSDAGHCPEGYECIKAGRNPNYGYTSYDTFSWAFLALFRLMTQDYWENLFQLTLRAAGKTYMIFFVVIIFLGSFYLINLILAVVAMAYAEQNEATLAEDQEKEEEFQQMLEKFKKHQEELEKAKAAQALEGGEADGDPAHGCNGSLDASPGEKGAPRPSGSADSAISDAMEELEEAHQKCPPWWYKCAHKLLIWNCCIPWVKFKNIVHLIVMDPFVDLGITICIVLNTLFMAMEHYPMTEQFDNVLTVGNLVFTGIFTAEMVLKLIAMDPYEYFQQGWNVFDSIIVTLSLVELGLANVQGLSVLRSFRLLRVFKLAKSWPTLNMLIKIIGNSVGALGNLTLVLAIIVFIFAVVGMQLFGKSYKECVCKIASDCSLPRWHMHDFFHSFLIVFRILCGEWIETMWDCMEVAGQPLCLTVFLMVMVIGNLVVLNLFLALLLSSFSADSLAASDEDGEMNNLQIAIGRIKWGIGFAKAFLLGLLHGKLLSPRDIMLSLGKPGDAEEAGEAGESAPEDEKKELPPEEDLKKDNHILNHVGLVDGPPSSIELDHLNFINNPYLTIQVPIASEESDLEMPTEEETDTFSEPEDSKKPLQPLYDGNSSVCSTADYKPPEEDPEEQAEENPEGEEPEECFTEACVQRYPCLYVDISQGRGKKWWTLRRACFKIVEHNWFETFIVFMILLSSGALAFEDIYIEQRRVIRTILEYADKVFTYIFILEMLLKWVAYGFKVYFTNAWCWLDFLIVDVSIISLVANWLGYSELGPIKSLRTLRALRPLRALSRFEGMRVVVNALLGAIPSIMNVLLVCLIFWLIFSIMGVNLFAGKFYYCMNTTTSERFDISEVNNKSECESLMHTGQVRWLNVKVNYDNVGLGYLSLLQVATFKGWMDIMYAAVDSREQEEQPQYEVNIYMYLYFVIFIIFGSFFTLNLFIGVIIDNFNQQKKKFGGKDIFMTEEQKKYYNAMKKLGSKKPQKPIPRPQNKIQGMVYDFVTKQVFDITIMILICLNMVTMMVETDDQSQLKVDILYNINMVFIIVFTGECVLKMFALRQYYFTVGWNIFDFVVVILSIVGLALSDLIQKYFVSPTLFRVIRLARIGRVLRLIRGAKGIRTLLFALMMSLPALFNIGLLLFLVMFIYSIFGMSNFAYVKKESGIDDMFNFETFGNSIICLFEITTSAGWDGLLNPILNSGPPDCDPTLENPGTSVKGDCGNPSIGICFFCSYIIISFLIVVNMYIAIILENFNVATEESSEPLGEDDFEMFYETWEKFDPDATQFIAYSLLSDFVDTLQEPLRIAKPNKIKLITLDLPMVPGDKIHCLDILFALTKEVLGDSGEMDALKQTMEEKFMAANPSKVSYEPITTTLKRKQEEVCAIKIQRAYRRHLLQRSVKQASYMYRHSQDGNGDGAPEKEGLIASTMNKMYGRENGNGNRSVHSEGDKGLAGDAVPALGLTPVSPSDAALPPSPPPGQTVRPGVKESLV from the exons ATGGCCAGACCGTCTCTGGCAACCGTGGTCCCTCTGGGCCCCGAATGCCTGCGCCCCTTCACCCGGGAGTCCCTGGTGGCCATAGAGCAGCGGGCGGCGGAGGAGGTGGCGCGGAAGGAGCGGAACAAGCAGATGGAGATTGAGGAGGCTGAACGGAAGCCGCGCAGCGACCTGGAGGCCGGCAAGAACCTGCCCCTTATCTATGGGGACCCCCCACCGGAGGTCATCGGCATCCCCCTGGAGGACCTGGACCCCTACTACAGCGACAAGAAG ACCTTCATCGTTCTCAACAAGGGCAAGGCCATCTTCCGCTTCTCTGCCACGCCTGCCCTCTACCTGCTGAGCCCCTTCAGCCTCGTCAGGCGCGGTGCCATCAAGGTGCTCATCCACTC GCTGTTCAGCATGTTCATCATGATCACCATCTTGACCAACTGTGTGTTCATGACCATGAGTGACCCGCCTCCCTGGTCCAAGGACGTGGA GTACACCTTCACAGGGATCTACACCTTTGAGTCCCTCATCAAGATGCTGGCCCGAGGCTTCTGCATCGATGACTTCACATTCCTCCGGGACCCCTGGAACTGGCTGGACTTCAGCGTCATCATGATGGC gTACCTGACGGAGTTTGTGGACTTGGGCAACATCTCAGCCCTGAGGACCTTCCGGGTGCTGCGGGCTCTGAAAACCATCACGGTCatcccag GGCTGAAGACGATCGTGGGGGCCCTGATCCAGTCGGTGAAAAAGCTGTCGGATGTGATGATCCTCACTGTCTTCTGCCTGAGTGTCTTTGCCCTGGTGGGGCTGCAGCTCTTCATGGGGAACCTGCGGCACAAGTGTGTGCGCTGGCCACCGCCCTTCAACGACACCAACACCACATGGTACGGCAACGACACGTGGTACAGCAATGACACGTGGTACAGCAATGACACGTGGTACGGCAACGACAGCTGGGCCAGCAACTACACCTTTGACTGGGACGCCTACATCAGTGACGAAG GGAACTTCTACTTCCTGGAGGGCTCCAACGATGCCCTGCTCTGTGGGAACAGCAGTGACGCTGG GCACTGCCCCGAGGGTTATGAGTGCATCAAGGCCGGGCGGAATCCCAACTATGGCTACACCAGCTACGATACCTTCAGCTGGGCCTTCCTGGCTCTCTTCCGCCTCATGACACAGGACTATTGGGAGAACCTCTTCCAGCTG ACCCTTCGAGCAGCCGGCAAGACCTACATGATCTTCTTCGTGGTCATCATTTTCCTGGGCTCCTTCTACCTCATCAATCTGATCCTGGCCGTGGTGGCCATGGCCTACGCCGAGCAGAACGAGGCCACCCTGGCGGAGGatcaggagaaagaggaggagttTCAGCAGATGCTCGAGAAATTCAAGAAGCACcaggaggagctggagaag GCCAAGGCCGCCCAGGCTCTGGAAGGTGGGGAGGCAGATGGGGACCCAGCCCATGGCTGCAATGGCAGCCTGGACGCATCGCCTGGGGAGAAGGGAGCCCCGAGGCCGAGCGGCAGTGCAGACAGCGCCATCTCGGATGCTATGGAAG AGCTGGAAGAGGCCCACCAGAAGTGCCCACCATGGTGGTACAAGTGTGCCCACAAACTGCTCATATGGAACTGTTGCATTCCATGGGTGAAGTTCAAGAACATCGTCCACCTGATTGTCATGGACCCCTTCGTGGACCTGGGCATCACCATCTGCATCGTGCTCAACACCCTCTTCATGGCCATGGAACATTATCCCATGACAGAGCAGTTTGACAACGTGCTCACTGTGGGCAACCTG GTCTTCACAGGCATCTTCACAGCAGAGATGGTGCTGAAGCTGATCGCCATGGACCCCTACGAGTACTTCCAGCAGGGCTGGAACGTCTTCGACAGTATCATCGTCACCCTCAGCCTGGTGGAGCTGGGCCTGGCCAACGTGCAGGGGCTGTCCGTGCTCCGCTCCTTCCGTCTG CTGCGGGTCTTCAAGCTGGCCAAGTCGTGGCCGACGCTGAACATGCTCATCAAGATCATTGGCAACTCGGTGGGGGCGCTGGGCAACCTGACGCTGGTGCTGGCCATCATCGTGTTCATCTTCGCGGTGGTGGGCATGCAGCTGTTCGGCAAGAGCTACAAGGAGTGCGTGTGCAAGATCGCCTCCGACTGCAGCCTGCCGCGCTGGCACATGCACGATTTCTTCCACTCCTTCCTCATCGTCTTCCGCATCCTGTGTGGGGAGTGGATCGAGACCATGTGGGACTGCATGGAGGTGGCCGGCCAGCCCTTGTGCCTCACCGTCTTCCTCATGGTCATGGTCATCGGCAACCTGGTG gtccTGAACCtgttcctggctctgctgctgagCTCCTTCAGCGCTGACAGCCTGGCGGCCTCGGACGAGGACGGCGAGATGAACAACCTGCAGATCGCCATCGGGCGCATCAAGTGGGGCATCGGCTTCGCCAAGGCCTTCCTGCTGGGCTTGCTGCACGGCAAGCTCCTGAGCCCCAGGGACATAATGCTCAGCCTCGGGAAGCCCGGGGACGCCGAGGAGGCCGGAGAGGCCGGGGAGAGCGCCCCCGAGGACGAGAAGAAGGAGCTGCCACCTGAGGAGGACCTGAAGAAGGACAATCACATCCTGAACCACGTGGGCCTGGTGGACGGCCCTCCCTCCAGCATCGAGCTGGACCACCTCAACTTCATCAACAACCCCTACCTGACCATACAGGTGCCTATCGCCTCCGAGGAGTCCGACCTGGAGATGCCCACGGAGGAGGAAACCGACACTTTCTCGGAGCCTGAGGACAGCAAG AAGCCGCTGCAGCCCCTCTACGATGGCAACTCCTCCGTCTGCAGCACGGCGGACTACAAGCCCCCCGAGGAGGACCCTGAGGAGCAGGCAGAGGAGAACCCCGAGGGGGAGGAGCCCGAGGAGTGCTTCACTGAGG cctgtgTGCAGCGCTACCCCTGCCTCTACGTGGACATCTCCCAGGGCCGCGGGAAGAAGTGGTGGACCCTGCGCAGGGCCTGCTTCAAGATCGTCGAGCACAACTGGTTCGAGACCTTCATTGTCTTCATGATCCTGCTCAGCAGTGGGGCCCTG GCCTTCGAGGACATCTACATCGAGCAGCGGCGAGTCATCCGCACCATCCTAGAGTACGCCGACAAGGTCTTCACCTACATCTTCATCCTGGAGATGCTGCTCAAGTGGGTGGCCTACGGCTTCAAGGTGTACTTCACCAACGCCTGGTGCTGGCTCGACTTCCTCATCGTGGAC GTCTCCATCATCAGCCTGGTGGCCAACTGGCTGGGCTACTCGGAGCTGGGACCCATCAAATCCCTGCGGACACTTCGGGCCCTGCGGCCCCTGAGGGCGCTGTCCCGATTCGAGGGCATGAGG gtgGTGGTGAACGCCCTCCTGGGCGCCATCCCCTCCATCATGAACGTGCTGCTCGTCTGCCTCATCTTCTGGCTCATCTTCAGCATCATGGGTGTGAACTTGTTTGCCGGCAAGTTCTACTACTGCATGAACACCACCACCTCCGAGCGGTTTGACATCTCCGAGGTCAACAACAAGTCCGAGTGCGAGAGCCTCATGCACACGGGCCAGGTCCGCTGGCTCAACGTCAAGGTCAACTATGACAACGTGGGTCTGGGCTACCTCTCCCTCCTGCAGGTG GCCACGTTCAAGGGTTGGATGGACATCATGTATGCAGCCGTGGACTCGCGGGAG CAGGAGGAGCAGCCACAGTATGAGGTGAATATCTACATGTACCTCTACTTcgtcatcttcatcatcttcgGATCCTTCTTCACCCTCAACCTCTTCATCGGCGTCATCATTGACAACTTCAACCAGCAGAAGAAGAAG TTTGGAGGGAAAGACATCTTCATGAcagaggaacagaagaaatactATAACGCCATGAAGAAGCTTGGCTCCAAGAAGCCGCAGAAGCCAATTCCCCGGCCCCAG AACAAGATCCAGGGCATGGTGTATGACTTCGTGACGAAGCAGGTGTTTGACATCACCATCATGATCCTCATCTGCCTCAACATGGTCACCATGATGGTAGAGACGGACGACCAGAGCCAGCTCAAGGTGGACATCTTGTACAACATCAACATGGTCTTCATCATCGTCTTCACGGGCGAGTGTGTGCTCAAGATGTTCGCCCTGCGGCAGTACTACTTCACCGTCGGCTGGAACATCTTCGACTTTGTGGTTGTCATCTTGTCCATTGTGG GCCTCGCGCTCTCCGACCTGATCCAGAAATACTTCGTGTCGCCCACGCTGTTCCGTGTGATCCGCCTGGCGCGGATTGGGCGTGTCCTGCGGCTGATCCGCGGGGCCAAGGGCATCCGGACGCTGCTGTTTGCCCTCATGATGTCGCTGCCTGCCCTCTTCAACATcggcctcctcctcttcctggtcATGTTCATCTACTCCATCTTCGGCATGTCCAACTTTGCCTACGTCAAGAAGGAGTCGGGCATCGATGACATGTTCAACTTTGAGACCTTTGGCAACAGCATCATCTGCCTCTTCGAGATCACCACGTCAGCCGGCTGGGACGGGCTCCTCAACCCCATCCTCAACAGCGGGCCCCCCGACTGTGACCCCACCCTGGAGAACCCAGGCACCAGCGTCAAGGGGGACTGCGGCAACCCCTCCATCGGCATCTGCTTCTTCTGCAGCTACATCATCATCTCCTTCCTCATCGTGGTCAACATGTACATTGCCATCATCCTGGAGAACTTCAACGTGGCCACCGAGGAGAGCAGTGAGCCCCTGGGCGAGGACGACTTCGAGATGTTCTATGAGACGTGGGAGAAGTTCGACCCCGACGCCACCCAGTTCATCGCCTACAGCCTCCTCTCTGACTTCGTGGACACCCTGCAGGAGCCGCTGAGGATCGCCAAGCCCAACAAGATCAAGCTCATCACACTGGACCTGCCCATGGTGCCGGGGGACAAGATCCACTGCCTGGACATCCTCTTCGCCCTGACCAAAGAGGTCCTGGGTGACTCTGGGGAAATGGACGCCCTCAAGCAGACCATGGAGGAGAAGTTCATGGCGGCCAACCCCTCCAAGGTCTCCTACGAGCCCATCACCACCACCCTgaagaggaagcaggaggaggtgTGCGCCATCAAGATCCAGAGGGCCTACCGCCGGCACCTGCTGCAGCGCTCTGTGAAGCAGGCGTCCTACATGTACCGCCACAGCCAGGACGGCAATGGTGACGGGGCCCCTGAGAAGGAGGGGCTGATCGCCAGCACTATGAACAAGATGTATGGCCGTGAGAACGGGAACGGGAACAGAAGTGTGCACAGCGAGGGGGACAAGGGCTTGGCTGGGGACGCTGTACCTGCCTTGGGGCTCACGCCGGTCAGCCCCTCAGATGCCGCCCTGCCTCCGTCCCCACCACCGGGGCAGACGGTGCGCCCAGGGGTCAAGGAGTCTCTTGTCTAG
- the CD79B gene encoding B-cell antigen receptor complex-associated protein beta chain encodes MAGPVLSPVPRNWLVVLLLLLSAQTVPVAKTQDLYQNPKGSACSRIWQNPRFIARKRGYAVKMHCYTDGTPGMVNWLRKQETDPEPQPLHLEEGRMLQTQNGSVVTLTIQGTQFEDNGIYFCQQECAGYPLEIYQGCGTELRVMGFSTLAQLKRRNTLKDGIIMIQTLLIILFIIVPIFLLLDKDEGKAGMEEDHTYEGLNIDQTATYEDIVTLRTGEVKWSVGEHPGQE; translated from the exons ATGGCCGGGCCGGTGTTGTCTCCTGTGCCCAGAAACTGGCTGGTGGtgttgctgctgcttctctcAG CCCAGACTGTGCCGGTGGCCAAAACACAGGACCTGTACCAGAATCCCAAAG GAAGCGCTTGTTCCCGGATCTGGCAGAACCCACGTTTCATAGCCAGGAAACGGGGCTACGCAGTAAAAATGCATTGCTACACGGACGGCACCCCTGGCATGGTGAACTGGCTGCGGAAGCAGGAGACGGATCCGGAGCCCCAGCCGCTGCACCTGGAGGAGGGACGCATGCTGCAGACCCAGAACGGCTCCGTCGTCACCCTCACCATCCAAGGCACCCAGTTTGAGGACAACGGCATCTACTTCTGCCAGCAGGAGTGCGCTGGGTACCCCTTGGAGATCTACCAGGGCTGTGGCACTGAGCTGCGAGTCATGG GGTTCAGCACCTTGGCGCAGCTGAAGCGGCGGAACACCCTGAAGGACGGCATCATCATGATCCAGACCCTGCTCATCATCCTCTTCATCATCGTGCCCATCTTCCTGCTGCTGGACAAG gatGAAGGCAAGGCCGGGATGGAGGAGGATCACACCTACGAG GGCCTGAATATCGACCAGACAGCCACCTACGAGGACATAGTGACGCTGCGGACAGGGGAGGTGAAGTGGTCTGTGGGTGAGCACCCAGGCCAGGAGTGA